The following are encoded in a window of Flavobacterium sp. WC2421 genomic DNA:
- a CDS encoding Ig-like domain-containing protein: MKNFTISNFFEFLSRKVNSFFLTKDSMVTLGFLIPNFSYLNSRFQNLNLTKKTSRNSISKSGYDGFLLSFRNLVTLILISFLGFSSQIYGQFADVNPPSGGFAIDGGLRANTPISPTPFTANQGDWYPGASGSGSGGSVFDNAGDILAPATAQTSGRVDTEEPYGSNDDVFTNGSKFNDYVSDLKWFTNSAPDKNDIDNALYHVSRDASNNQWIFISGDRQSTNGTSYIDFELLQGTVVQNDNGTFTGTPLASKANGGGRTKDDIIISMEYTNGGSKPIVYIYQWKQSGTKWSYELVTLAALGANAFAETNRAGAELNVPYSAFGTNTYQQYAFVEAAVNVTYLLNQVLGGGGASCSGLKIKTLWVKTKASAASTAALKDFITPIPVDFDFGSTDITPIAAKCADDTTAYLLSATPSGGTFSGPGVSGSGPYYFTPSNSGGAGEKTINYSSADGSCTGSIKIMVNALPTITGTLSICIGSTTQLTGSVTAAGSNPWVSATPSVATVSAAGLVTGVSAGSSVITYTNNNGCQKTATVTVNALPTITGTLSMCVGFTTQLTGSGTPAISNAWVSATPSVATVSTTGLVTGVSAGTSIITYTDSNGCQKTATVTVIANPSPPSVSYTAPTCDQTTFSITLSGVINGATYTVLNKEGNAIVGIVGLTTATTYIGTAVSPVIFSNIPAGSGYKVSVSVNGCGSGLTTCGVVLALKSAEPVVPKEVLTNKVTTKSSFEAFPVPIKDQLTIKYNFDYVSDVKIEVFNAQGILVLSKKDTNSYLNKEITLDLNASKMKEQVYIVKLTTDRESSSKKVISSK, from the coding sequence ATGAAAAATTTTACAATTTCGAATTTTTTCGAATTTTTATCCCGTAAAGTGAATAGTTTTTTTTTAACGAAAGATAGTATGGTCACATTAGGTTTTCTGATTCCTAATTTTTCTTATTTAAATTCTAGATTTCAGAATTTAAATCTTACAAAAAAGACTTCACGTAATAGCATTTCAAAATCAGGATATGATGGATTTCTACTTTCTTTTAGAAACTTGGTGACATTGATTTTAATTAGTTTCCTGGGTTTTTCTTCACAAATTTATGGGCAGTTTGCCGATGTAAACCCACCATCGGGAGGATTCGCCATTGATGGAGGGTTAAGAGCTAATACGCCAATTAGTCCCACTCCCTTCACCGCTAATCAGGGCGATTGGTATCCCGGAGCTTCAGGTTCAGGTTCAGGTGGTTCTGTCTTTGATAATGCGGGTGATATTTTGGCACCTGCTACGGCTCAAACAAGCGGTCGTGTTGATACAGAGGAGCCTTATGGTTCTAATGACGATGTTTTTACAAATGGAAGCAAATTTAACGATTATGTGTCAGATTTAAAATGGTTTACAAACTCAGCGCCAGATAAAAACGATATTGATAATGCCCTGTATCATGTGTCTCGTGACGCTAGTAACAACCAGTGGATCTTTATTTCCGGAGACCGTCAGTCTACTAATGGAACCAGTTATATAGATTTTGAATTATTGCAAGGTACCGTTGTTCAAAATGATAATGGAACTTTTACAGGAACTCCATTGGCGAGTAAGGCAAATGGCGGCGGTAGAACAAAAGACGATATAATCATTTCCATGGAGTATACCAATGGGGGTTCAAAACCGATTGTATATATTTACCAGTGGAAACAGAGTGGAACCAAGTGGTCTTATGAATTGGTAACTTTGGCAGCTTTGGGCGCTAATGCATTTGCCGAAACTAACAGAGCGGGTGCTGAATTGAATGTACCTTATTCTGCATTTGGAACGAATACGTACCAACAATATGCATTTGTAGAAGCAGCTGTCAATGTGACTTATCTTCTAAATCAGGTACTTGGGGGAGGGGGAGCTAGTTGTAGTGGTCTAAAAATAAAAACATTATGGGTTAAAACAAAAGCTTCTGCAGCTTCGACTGCTGCACTTAAAGATTTTATAACCCCTATTCCTGTGGATTTTGATTTTGGTAGTACAGATATTACTCCTATTGCGGCTAAATGCGCAGATGATACAACAGCTTATCTTCTATCGGCTACACCCAGCGGAGGTACTTTTAGTGGGCCTGGTGTAAGTGGTAGCGGTCCCTATTATTTTACACCCTCTAATTCTGGTGGTGCTGGGGAGAAAACTATCAATTATAGTAGTGCCGATGGTAGTTGCACCGGATCGATTAAAATTATGGTGAATGCATTACCTACGATAACCGGTACTCTTAGTATATGTATAGGTTCTACTACACAGTTGACAGGGTCAGTTACTGCAGCAGGATCTAATCCTTGGGTGTCTGCTACGCCAAGTGTAGCTACTGTTAGCGCTGCAGGTTTGGTAACAGGAGTGTCAGCAGGTTCATCAGTCATTACTTATACCAATAACAATGGATGTCAAAAAACGGCTACGGTTACGGTAAATGCATTGCCCACTATTACAGGAACTCTTAGTATGTGTGTAGGTTTTACAACACAGTTGACCGGATCTGGCACTCCAGCTATTTCAAATGCCTGGGTGTCCGCCACTCCAAGTGTTGCTACTGTAAGTACTACAGGTTTGGTAACAGGTGTGTCAGCAGGTACTTCTATTATCACATATACGGATAGTAATGGTTGTCAAAAAACAGCTACAGTAACGGTAATAGCAAATCCATCTCCGCCAAGTGTTTCATACACAGCTCCTACTTGCGATCAAACCACTTTTAGTATTACTCTGTCCGGTGTAATCAATGGAGCTACTTATACTGTATTGAATAAAGAAGGAAATGCCATTGTAGGTATCGTAGGGCTTACTACAGCAACAACTTACATAGGGACAGCAGTCTCCCCCGTTATATTTAGTAATATACCTGCGGGTTCGGGCTATAAGGTTTCTGTTTCAGTCAATGGTTGCGGTTCTGGTTTAACTACCTGTGGAGTAGTGTTAGCTCTTAAATCAGCTGAACCAGTTGTTCCAAAAGAGGTATTGACAAACAAGGTGACTACAAAATCAAGTTTTGAGGCTTTTCCTGTTCCTATTAAAGACCAGCTAACAATCAAATACAATTTTGATTACGTATCGGATGTGAAGATTGAAGTATTCAATGCACAAGGTATTTTGGTACTTTCAAAAAAAGACACCAATAGTTATTTAAACAAAGAAATTACACTAGATTTAAATGCAAGTAAAATGAAAGAACAAGTGTATATTGTGAAGTTGACTACTGATAGAGAGAGTAGTTCTAAAAAAGTAATTTCTTCCAAATAG
- a CDS encoding TerC family protein, with the protein MIVWISFFIIVLIILILDLGVFNKTPHIISTKEATKWTSIWVTISFLFSGVIYWIYNNNYISNPDELKPIGAAIKFITGYLIELSLSVDNIFVIAIIFSAFKIPKKYQHRVLFWGILGAIVFRGIMIYFGVLLINKFSWTTYVFGAFLFYTAVKMLFTSDEEQFEPKKSLVFKMIKKIIPITTHIDGEHFFVKRKYIRAATPLFVALIVIEIMDVVFALDSVPAILAITSDPFLVFSSNIFAILGLRSMYFFLANMLEKFSYLEFSLIAILSFVGLKMLLHDFIEIPEWASLAFIALALFAGIVISLRMSKINNIKD; encoded by the coding sequence ATGATTGTCTGGATTTCTTTCTTTATAATAGTGCTAATAATTCTTATTTTAGACTTAGGTGTTTTTAATAAAACGCCACATATTATCAGTACGAAAGAAGCTACTAAGTGGACATCAATTTGGGTAACTATTTCCTTTTTATTTTCAGGTGTTATCTATTGGATCTATAATAACAATTACATTTCAAACCCCGATGAACTAAAGCCAATAGGAGCAGCCATAAAATTCATAACAGGCTACTTAATTGAATTATCTTTAAGTGTAGACAACATATTTGTAATTGCCATTATCTTCTCCGCTTTCAAAATACCAAAAAAATACCAACACAGAGTTTTATTTTGGGGGATTTTGGGAGCAATTGTATTTAGAGGAATAATGATTTATTTTGGAGTTTTACTCATCAATAAATTCTCATGGACCACTTATGTTTTTGGAGCTTTCCTTTTTTACACAGCGGTCAAAATGCTTTTCACTAGTGACGAGGAACAATTTGAACCAAAGAAATCATTGGTTTTCAAAATGATAAAAAAAATCATTCCAATTACTACACATATTGATGGCGAACATTTTTTTGTAAAAAGAAAATACATTAGAGCCGCAACTCCACTTTTTGTAGCATTAATAGTTATTGAAATAATGGATGTTGTCTTTGCCTTAGATAGTGTACCTGCAATATTAGCCATAACTAGTGATCCCTTTTTAGTATTTAGTTCAAATATTTTTGCCATCTTAGGATTGCGTTCCATGTATTTCTTTTTAGCTAACATGCTGGAAAAATTCAGTTATTTAGAATTTAGTCTTATTGCCATTTTAAGTTTTGTAGGACTTAAAATGCTCCTTCATGATTTTATAGAAATTCCTGAATGGGCTTCCTTAGCTTTTATTGCATTGGCTCTTTTCGCTGGAATTGTAATTTCATTACGAATGAGTAAAATTAATAATATTAAAGATTAA
- the csgH gene encoding curli-like amyloid fiber formation chaperone CsgH, with translation MKKGMKFLGVIVLLVSSLSYSQISNTVVKAKIETEEIEGSIKITGTAENLSEIVQSLSYKLSVIKKNNINNNQSNNAQEGLFSLEPSENKKLSVTQVNVGKDDEVIVLLLFYDENKQLIGKDRIVLGTEKKK, from the coding sequence ATGAAAAAAGGTATGAAATTTTTAGGAGTAATAGTCTTACTGGTCTCTTCCCTTTCTTATTCTCAAATTTCAAATACGGTAGTAAAAGCCAAAATTGAAACGGAAGAAATTGAAGGAAGTATTAAAATAACTGGAACAGCTGAAAATTTATCAGAAATAGTTCAAAGTTTGTCCTATAAATTATCTGTAATTAAAAAAAACAACATCAATAATAATCAATCTAATAATGCTCAAGAAGGGTTGTTTTCATTGGAACCAAGTGAAAATAAAAAATTATCAGTGACACAAGTAAATGTAGGTAAAGATGATGAGGTTATTGTTTTGTTATTGTTTTACGATGAAAATAAGCAGCTAATTGGAAAGGATAGAATTGTACTTGGTACTGAAAAAAAAAAGTAG
- a CDS encoding curli production assembly/transport component CsgF, with protein MKFLFSLIIVLLTMSVNAQDLVYKPRNPAFGGDTFNYQWLASSAESQNKFKETSSATTAKTDLEKFADQLNSQLLNQISRSLYTQQFGSQGLSAGSYTFGSLSVEIYPSSGGLTVDILDTTTGEQTQVIIPN; from the coding sequence ATGAAGTTCTTATTTTCCTTAATAATAGTTTTATTGACTATGTCGGTGAATGCGCAGGATTTAGTTTATAAACCAAGAAATCCAGCTTTTGGAGGTGATACATTTAATTATCAATGGTTGGCTAGTTCAGCTGAATCGCAAAATAAATTTAAAGAAACATCATCAGCAACAACTGCTAAAACGGATTTAGAAAAGTTTGCTGATCAGTTGAATTCGCAACTATTAAACCAAATCTCAAGATCGTTATATACCCAGCAGTTTGGTTCACAAGGTCTTTCGGCAGGAAGCTACACTTTTGGTAGTTTATCAGTTGAGATTTATCCTTCCTCTGGAGGATTGACTGTTGATATTTTAGATACCACGACAGGTGAACAAACTCAAGTTATTATCCCAAATTAA
- a CDS encoding CsgE family curli-type amyloid fiber assembly protein: MDGFELKGIVIDETKTKVGKDFYDLYYYKYNEYKINAPNIVSISEELSFARNTKLVISMNNETIYEFMAKPDEEYLNNMVQKSIYATYSYLKNLEKENKYFTQY, encoded by the coding sequence ATTGACGGTTTTGAATTAAAAGGAATTGTAATAGATGAAACTAAAACTAAAGTAGGAAAAGATTTTTACGATTTATATTACTATAAATACAATGAGTATAAAATAAATGCACCCAATATAGTTTCAATAAGTGAAGAATTAAGTTTTGCAAGAAATACTAAATTGGTTATCAGTATGAATAATGAAACCATTTATGAATTTATGGCAAAACCGGATGAAGAGTACTTAAACAATATGGTGCAAAAATCAATTTATGCTACATATTCCTATTTAAAAAATTTAGAAAAAGAAAATAAATATTTTACGCAATATTAA
- a CDS encoding glutamine synthetase III, whose protein sequence is MSTIRFQALREASTRKPVQFEESGRKSAIFGSNVFNDKAMKQYLTSDAFKGVQGAVQHGTKIDRKLADYIAMGMKEWALAKGVTHYTHWFQPLTGATAEKHDAFFETSYDGSDPVEKFGGAQLVQQEPDASSFPNGGIRNTFEARGYTAWDPTSPAFIYGTTLCIPTVFISYTGEALDNKIPLLRALSAIDEAATDVCKYFDKNVKKVTATLGWEQEYFLIDRSLAKSRPDLMMTGRTLLGHTSAKGQQLDDHYFGSIPTRALTYMRDLEQECMLLGIPVKTRHNEVAPNQFEFAPIFEETNLAVDHNCLLMDVMQKVAERHDLKVLLHEKPFKGVNGSGKHNNWSLATDTGVNLLSPSKTPMTNLQFLAFFINTIKAVNDHEALLRAAIATASNDHRLGANEAPPAIISVFIGAQLTKVLAELEGVTTGKLSPEEKTDLKLNVVGKIPEVILDNTDRNRTSPFAFTGNKFEFRAVGSTANCSNAMTTLNTIVAKQLKDFKKEVDLLIETKDMKKDDAIFNVLREYIKHSKKILFEGDGYSEAWEKEAAKRGLSNFKTTPQALKARASKQALDLFSEMGIMNHVEVEARYEIELEEYTKKIQIEGRVLGDISTNHVIPTAIRYQNTLIENVKGLKDIFGSDFETIAKEQIIIIKEISKHIEGINSKVLAMTNERKKANVLTDAQEMAEAYCDKVKPYFEIIREHCDKLELLVDNELWTLTKYRELLFTK, encoded by the coding sequence ATGTCAACAATTCGTTTCCAAGCTTTGAGAGAAGCTTCTACAAGAAAACCAGTTCAATTTGAAGAATCAGGAAGAAAATCTGCTATTTTCGGTTCAAATGTGTTTAATGATAAGGCAATGAAGCAGTATTTGACTTCGGATGCATTTAAAGGTGTCCAAGGTGCTGTTCAGCATGGAACTAAGATAGATAGAAAATTAGCAGATTACATAGCAATGGGTATGAAAGAGTGGGCTCTGGCAAAAGGAGTGACTCATTATACACACTGGTTTCAGCCACTTACAGGCGCAACTGCTGAAAAGCATGATGCCTTTTTTGAAACATCATACGATGGTAGTGATCCAGTAGAGAAATTTGGTGGAGCTCAATTAGTACAACAAGAACCAGATGCTTCTAGTTTTCCAAATGGGGGAATTAGAAATACATTTGAGGCAAGAGGATATACTGCTTGGGATCCTACATCACCTGCATTTATATACGGTACTACTTTGTGCATTCCTACTGTATTTATTTCTTACACTGGAGAAGCATTAGATAATAAAATTCCTTTATTAAGAGCATTGTCTGCAATTGATGAAGCGGCTACTGATGTATGTAAATATTTTGATAAAAATGTTAAGAAGGTTACTGCTACACTTGGATGGGAGCAGGAATATTTCTTAATTGATAGATCATTGGCGAAATCTCGTCCAGATCTTATGATGACAGGAAGAACTTTGCTAGGACATACTTCGGCAAAAGGGCAACAACTAGATGATCATTATTTTGGTTCTATTCCTACTCGTGCATTAACGTACATGAGAGATTTAGAACAAGAATGTATGTTATTGGGTATACCAGTAAAAACACGTCATAATGAGGTAGCGCCAAACCAATTTGAGTTTGCTCCAATTTTTGAAGAAACTAATCTTGCAGTAGATCACAACTGTTTATTGATGGATGTAATGCAAAAAGTGGCTGAACGTCATGATTTAAAAGTATTGCTACATGAAAAACCGTTTAAAGGAGTTAATGGTTCTGGAAAACATAATAACTGGTCTTTAGCAACTGATACTGGAGTTAATTTATTGAGCCCTAGTAAAACCCCTATGACTAACTTACAGTTTTTAGCTTTCTTTATAAATACGATTAAAGCGGTTAATGATCACGAAGCTTTGTTAAGAGCTGCAATTGCTACGGCAAGTAATGACCATAGGTTAGGAGCTAATGAAGCACCACCAGCAATTATTTCTGTTTTCATTGGAGCACAGTTGACTAAAGTATTAGCTGAATTAGAAGGGGTGACTACAGGAAAATTATCTCCTGAAGAAAAAACAGATTTAAAATTAAATGTTGTGGGGAAAATTCCAGAAGTAATTCTTGATAATACCGATAGAAATAGAACATCGCCTTTTGCTTTTACAGGAAATAAATTTGAGTTCAGAGCAGTAGGTTCTACAGCAAACTGTTCAAATGCAATGACCACTTTAAATACGATTGTTGCAAAACAATTAAAAGACTTTAAAAAGGAAGTTGATTTATTAATTGAAACAAAAGACATGAAGAAAGATGATGCTATCTTCAATGTGTTAAGAGAATATATCAAGCATTCTAAAAAAATCCTTTTTGAAGGGGATGGGTATAGTGAAGCTTGGGAAAAAGAAGCTGCAAAAAGAGGGTTGAGTAATTTTAAAACAACACCACAAGCATTAAAAGCTAGAGCATCAAAACAAGCTTTAGATTTATTTTCGGAAATGGGTATTATGAACCATGTCGAAGTAGAAGCACGTTACGAAATTGAATTAGAAGAGTACACTAAGAAAATTCAAATTGAAGGTAGAGTTTTAGGTGATATTTCAACAAATCATGTAATTCCAACTGCAATTCGTTACCAAAATACGTTAATCGAAAATGTAAAAGGATTGAAAGATATTTTTGGATCTGATTTTGAAACAATTGCTAAAGAGCAAATTATCATTATCAAAGAAATTTCAAAACATATTGAAGGAATCAATTCAAAAGTACTTGCTATGACAAACGAAAGAAAAAAAGCAAACGTATTGACTGATGCTCAAGAAATGGCTGAAGCGTATTGTGACAAAGTAAAACCTTACTTTGAAATAATCCGTGAGCATTGTGATAAACTAGAACTTTTAGTTGATAATGAACTTTGGACTTTAACTAAATACAGAGAATTGTTATTTACAAAATAA
- a CDS encoding glutamine synthetase beta-grasp domain-containing protein, which produces MAKIKLEYIWLDGYEPTQNLRSKTKVEIHEDFQGTLEEIGNWSFDGSSTRQAEGGSSDCLLVPVAIYPDPTRINGYLVMTEVMNPDGTAHPSNGRATIDDDGDFWFGFEQEYFIMDTKTLLPLGFPIGGYPAPQGMYYCSVGGKNTHGRDLVEEHADLCIAAGLNFEGINQEVACGQWEFQLFAKGAKIAGDEIWIARYLLDRLTEKYGYYIEYHPKPLGDTDWNGSGMHANFSNEVLRTCGSRETYEKICEAFRPVTAEHIAVYGAYNDQRLTGKHETASIHDFSFGISDRGASIRIPLITVQKGWKGWLEDRRPASNGDPYKIAARIIKTVKSVL; this is translated from the coding sequence ATGGCTAAAATAAAATTAGAATATATCTGGTTAGACGGATATGAACCTACACAAAATCTTAGAAGTAAAACTAAAGTTGAAATACATGAAGATTTTCAAGGTACATTAGAAGAGATAGGAAACTGGTCTTTTGATGGTTCATCTACAAGACAAGCTGAAGGAGGATCTTCTGACTGTTTATTAGTACCTGTTGCCATTTACCCTGATCCTACTCGCATAAATGGATATTTAGTAATGACTGAAGTTATGAATCCTGATGGTACAGCACACCCTTCAAATGGTAGAGCTACTATTGATGATGATGGTGATTTCTGGTTTGGATTTGAACAAGAGTATTTCATCATGGATACTAAAACTTTATTACCACTTGGATTCCCAATTGGTGGATATCCTGCTCCACAAGGAATGTACTACTGTTCAGTAGGTGGAAAAAACACTCATGGTAGAGATTTAGTTGAAGAGCATGCTGATTTATGTATTGCTGCAGGACTTAATTTTGAAGGTATCAACCAAGAAGTTGCTTGTGGACAATGGGAGTTTCAATTGTTTGCTAAAGGTGCAAAAATAGCTGGTGATGAAATCTGGATTGCTAGATACTTACTTGATCGTTTAACTGAAAAATATGGTTACTATATTGAATACCACCCAAAACCACTTGGTGACACAGACTGGAATGGTTCTGGAATGCATGCCAACTTCTCTAATGAAGTATTGAGAACTTGTGGTTCTCGTGAAACTTACGAAAAAATATGTGAAGCTTTCAGACCTGTAACTGCTGAACACATTGCAGTTTACGGAGCATATAATGACCAACGTTTAACTGGTAAGCATGAAACTGCTTCTATCCATGATTTCTCTTTCGGAATTTCAGATAGAGGAGCTTCAATCAGAATCCCATTAATCACTGTTCAAAAAGGATGGAAAGGTTGGTTAGAAGACAGAAGACCAGCTTCAAACGGAGACCCATACAAAATTGCTGCTAGAATTATTAAAACAGTTAAATCTGTTTTGTAA